In the genome of Calliopsis andreniformis isolate RMS-2024a chromosome 10, iyCalAndr_principal, whole genome shotgun sequence, one region contains:
- the LOC143184900 gene encoding uncharacterized protein C19orf47 homolog, which produces MASSLSAYWVKFFKGAGFPQDVATKHAVVFSNNRIKPDMLPDLDKPSLKEMGITLMGDMIAILRYAKKVVEETTCERFLVDSEDSCGTAKPVVKKVVAKAPVKTITSKTKSEAVSTKKVVKVPASTLKKAVAIKKPVSTSNEVIPEFANQKKQTILKRKLEEDEYDSNNEDEWNGTVKKVKTLDNKDEKVGYTVILPKGATVRSQQILKKSIEQKRTVFDRLGDSSVTSTTNPAETSPTFNITGLGKDVLKRSVSVFNRLGDKDAKKDNTTQAGILKNGTSSTGILKTKSPTTRTSIITSSKVIPKSPGTMRADQEASRKVLSNNITQLVKTTKKISFNNTSPNNVRTTKSIITSGKLASERLTIIPAKARLGTVKAGAAKQVTFDRITTVAHVKKPDVFSRLGI; this is translated from the exons ATGGCATCATCATTATCAG CATATTGGGTGAAGTTTTTTAAAGGGGCAGGGTTCCCTCAAGATGTAGCCACAAAGCATGCGGTTGTATTCTCTAATAATCGTATCAAACCAGACATGTTACCAGATTTAGATAAGCCTAGTTTGAAAGAAATGGGAATAACTTTAATGGGAGACATGATAGCCATATTAAGATACGCAAAGAAAGTTGTTGAAGAGACAACATGCGAGAGATTTCTTGTTGACAGTGAAGATTCGTGTGGAACAGCCAAACCAGTAGTAAAGAAAGTTGTAGCCAAGGCACCTGTTAAAACAATAACTTCTAAAACTAAATCTGAAGCAGTGTCTACGAAAAAAGTTGTTAAAGTTCCAGCAAGTACACTGAAGAAAGCTGTTGCCATTAAAAAGCCAGTATCAACATCAAATGAAGTAATCCCAGAATTTGCTAATCAAAAGAAGCAAACTATTCTTAAAAGAAAATTAGAAGAAGATGAATATGATAGCAATAATGAAGATGAGTGGAATGGAACAGTTAAAAAAGTAAAAACATTGGACAACAAGGATGAAAAAGTAGGCTATACTGTAATACTTCCCAAAGGAGCaacagttagaagtcaacaaattCTTAAAAAATCTATAGAACAGAAACGAACAGTATTTGATAGGCTGGGTGATAGTTCTGTAACTAGTACAACAAATCCAGCTGAAACATCTCCTACATTTAATATTACTGGTTTAGGAAAAGATGTTCTTAAAAGATCTGTAAGTGTCTTCAATCGGTTAGGAGATAAAGATGCCAAGAAAGATAATACAACACAAGCAGGTATCTTAAAAAATGGAACAAGTAGTACAGGAATATTAAAGACTAAAAGTCCTACTACAAGAACCTCAATCATTACATCAAGTAAAGTGATACCAAAAAGTCCAGGTACTATGAGAGCTGATCAAGAAGCAAGTAGAAAAGTTCTATCAAATAATATCACTCAATTAGTAAAAACGACCAAAAAGATTTCTTTCAATAATACATCACCAAATAATGTCAGAACAACAAAGTCTATTATTACATCTGGAAAATTAG CATCAGAACGACTGACTATTATACCGGCAAAAGCACGTTTAGGTACAGTGAAAGCAGGTGCTGCTAAACAAGTAACTTTTGATAGAATTACAACAGTAGCACATGTAAAAAAACCAGATGTTTTCAGTCGCCTTGGAATTTGA
- the LOC143184901 gene encoding uncharacterized protein LOC143184901 isoform X4 yields MSGKLKGTSIKWESSSDEEDVYEPKYRMRSRDSLRNGQHSAMTENEPVLEPRKRGRGPSKRPCLNRNALMARENRLRKKAYLEKIENKLSFYQQENKNLVNVIKKQGIDIKRLSDEVAYLRSVLNNNTSITALLKTINSGLREINAQKKNSFNANDVSPYPGESDVHKCTCYANVKDNILNAQNTNIFITNVNNESLTDHSESQNNDYINTRRQINLDVKNNLEKKETTNVITSTTSSISEDSYLDNTKDLDDLLPLTEVGVSNMDGKKDTDTIGIDLDQLSTFNMDIFEDLPKCDEILNTVDSLNDTSNLFMEEDMSRSLDNTGICLHGESIVMDMID; encoded by the exons ATGTCAGGAAAGCTCAAAGGAACGAGTATTAAGTGGGAGAGTTCGTCTGATGAAGAGGATGTTTACGAGCCGAAATACAGGATGAGATCAAGAGATTCATTGAGAAATGGTCAGCATTCTGCTATGACTGAGAACGAACCAGTTTTGGAACCCCGAAAGCGAGGTAGGGGCCCCTCTAAGAGGCCCTGTCTCAACAGAAATGCTTTAATGGCTCGAGAAAATAGACTGAGGAAAAAAGCGTACCTGGAGAAAATAGAGAACAAACTATCGTTCTACCAGCAAGAGAATAAAAATTTGGTCAATGTTATAAAGAAGCAGGGTATCGATATTAAAAGGCTGAGCGACGAAGTCGCTTATCTCAGGAGCGTCTTAAACAACAACACTAGTATTACCGCATTGTTGAAAACTATCAACAGCGGTCTCCGAGAAATCAATGCACAGAAGAAGAATTCATTCAATGCAAATGATGTTTCTCCATACCCTGGTGAATCGGATGTACACAAATGCACATGTTATGCAAATGTGAAGGACAATATTTTAAATGCTCAAAATACCAATATATTTATAACGAATGTGAACAATGAGTCTTTAACAGACCACAGTGAAAGTCAAAACAACGATTACATCAATACTAGGAGACAAATTAATT TAGATGTCAAGAATAATCTTGAAAAGAAGGAAACAACAAATGTAATAACTTCGACCACAAGCTCGATATCAGAGGACAGTTATTTGGATAATACAAAAGACTTGGATGATTTATTGCCACTGACTGAAGTAGGAGTATCTAATATGGATGGGAAGAAAGATACAGATACTATTGGCATTGACCTGGATCAGTTGTCTACATTCAATATGGATATATTTGAAGATTTACCTAAATGTGATGAGATCTTAAATACAGTAGACAGTTTAAATGATACATCCAATCTTTTCATGGAAGAGGATATGTCACGAAGTTTAGATAATACTGGAATATGTCTTCAT GGGGAGTCGATCGTGATGGATATGATTGATTGA
- the LOC143184901 gene encoding uncharacterized protein LOC143184901 isoform X2 yields the protein MSGKLKGTSIKWESSSDEEDVYEPKYRMRSRDSLRNGQHSAMTENEPVLEPRKRGRGPSKRPCLNRNALMARENRLRKKAYLEKIENKLSFYQQENKNLVNVIKKQGIDIKRLSDEVAYLRSVLNNNTSITALLKTINSGLREINAQKKNSFNANDVSPYPGESDVHKCTCYANVKDNILNAQNTNIFITNVNNESLTDHSESQNNDYINTRRQINLDVKNNLEKKETTNVITSTTSSISEDSYLDNTKDLDDLLPLTEVGVSNMDGKKDTDTIGIDLDQLSTFNMDIFEDLPKCDEILNTVDSLNDTSNLFMEEDMSRSLDNTGICLHVSSDKVSLEFCSICHLNSKNSGSN from the exons ATGTCAGGAAAGCTCAAAGGAACGAGTATTAAGTGGGAGAGTTCGTCTGATGAAGAGGATGTTTACGAGCCGAAATACAGGATGAGATCAAGAGATTCATTGAGAAATGGTCAGCATTCTGCTATGACTGAGAACGAACCAGTTTTGGAACCCCGAAAGCGAGGTAGGGGCCCCTCTAAGAGGCCCTGTCTCAACAGAAATGCTTTAATGGCTCGAGAAAATAGACTGAGGAAAAAAGCGTACCTGGAGAAAATAGAGAACAAACTATCGTTCTACCAGCAAGAGAATAAAAATTTGGTCAATGTTATAAAGAAGCAGGGTATCGATATTAAAAGGCTGAGCGACGAAGTCGCTTATCTCAGGAGCGTCTTAAACAACAACACTAGTATTACCGCATTGTTGAAAACTATCAACAGCGGTCTCCGAGAAATCAATGCACAGAAGAAGAATTCATTCAATGCAAATGATGTTTCTCCATACCCTGGTGAATCGGATGTACACAAATGCACATGTTATGCAAATGTGAAGGACAATATTTTAAATGCTCAAAATACCAATATATTTATAACGAATGTGAACAATGAGTCTTTAACAGACCACAGTGAAAGTCAAAACAACGATTACATCAATACTAGGAGACAAATTAATT TAGATGTCAAGAATAATCTTGAAAAGAAGGAAACAACAAATGTAATAACTTCGACCACAAGCTCGATATCAGAGGACAGTTATTTGGATAATACAAAAGACTTGGATGATTTATTGCCACTGACTGAAGTAGGAGTATCTAATATGGATGGGAAGAAAGATACAGATACTATTGGCATTGACCTGGATCAGTTGTCTACATTCAATATGGATATATTTGAAGATTTACCTAAATGTGATGAGATCTTAAATACAGTAGACAGTTTAAATGATACATCCAATCTTTTCATGGAAGAGGATATGTCACGAAGTTTAGATAATACTGGAATATGTCTTCATGTTAGTTCGGACAAAGTATCATTAGAATTTTGTTCAATTTGTCATTTGAATAGTAAGAACTCGGGATCAAATTAA
- the LOC143184901 gene encoding uncharacterized protein LOC143184901 isoform X3, which produces MSGKLKGTSIKWESSSDEEDVYEPKYRMRSRDSLRNGQHSAMTENEPVLEPRKRGRGPSKRPCLNRNALMARENRLRKKAYLEKIENKLSFYQQENKNLVNVIKKQGIDIKRLSDEVAYLRSVLNNNTSITALLKTINSGLREINAQKKNSFNANDVSPYPGESDVHKCTCYANVKDNILNAQNTNIFITNVNNESLTDHSESQNNDYINTRRQINYVKNNLEKKETTNVITSTTSSISEDSYLDNTKDLDDLLPLTEVGVSNMDGKKDTDTIGIDLDQLSTFNMDIFEDLPKCDEILNTVDSLNDTSNLFMEEDMSRSLDNTGICLHVSSDKVSLEFCSICHLNSKNSGSN; this is translated from the exons ATGTCAGGAAAGCTCAAAGGAACGAGTATTAAGTGGGAGAGTTCGTCTGATGAAGAGGATGTTTACGAGCCGAAATACAGGATGAGATCAAGAGATTCATTGAGAAATGGTCAGCATTCTGCTATGACTGAGAACGAACCAGTTTTGGAACCCCGAAAGCGAGGTAGGGGCCCCTCTAAGAGGCCCTGTCTCAACAGAAATGCTTTAATGGCTCGAGAAAATAGACTGAGGAAAAAAGCGTACCTGGAGAAAATAGAGAACAAACTATCGTTCTACCAGCAAGAGAATAAAAATTTGGTCAATGTTATAAAGAAGCAGGGTATCGATATTAAAAGGCTGAGCGACGAAGTCGCTTATCTCAGGAGCGTCTTAAACAACAACACTAGTATTACCGCATTGTTGAAAACTATCAACAGCGGTCTCCGAGAAATCAATGCACAGAAGAAGAATTCATTCAATGCAAATGATGTTTCTCCATACCCTGGTGAATCGGATGTACACAAATGCACATGTTATGCAAATGTGAAGGACAATATTTTAAATGCTCAAAATACCAATATATTTATAACGAATGTGAACAATGAGTCTTTAACAGACCACAGTGAAAGTCAAAACAACGATTACATCAATACTAGGAGACAAATTAATT ATGTCAAGAATAATCTTGAAAAGAAGGAAACAACAAATGTAATAACTTCGACCACAAGCTCGATATCAGAGGACAGTTATTTGGATAATACAAAAGACTTGGATGATTTATTGCCACTGACTGAAGTAGGAGTATCTAATATGGATGGGAAGAAAGATACAGATACTATTGGCATTGACCTGGATCAGTTGTCTACATTCAATATGGATATATTTGAAGATTTACCTAAATGTGATGAGATCTTAAATACAGTAGACAGTTTAAATGATACATCCAATCTTTTCATGGAAGAGGATATGTCACGAAGTTTAGATAATACTGGAATATGTCTTCATGTTAGTTCGGACAAAGTATCATTAGAATTTTGTTCAATTTGTCATTTGAATAGTAAGAACTCGGGATCAAATTAA
- the LOC143184901 gene encoding uncharacterized protein LOC143184901 isoform X1, protein MSGKLKGTSIKWESSSDEEDVYEPKYRMRSRDSLRNGQHSAMTENEPVLEPRKRGRGPSKRPCLNRNALMARENRLRKKAYLEKIENKLSFYQQENKNLVNVIKKQGIDIKRLSDEVAYLRSVLNNNTSITALLKTINSGLREINAQKKNSFNANDVSPYPGESDVHKCTCYANVKDNILNAQNTNIFITNVNNESLTDHSESQNNDYINTRRQINCKNTNVNRINSTFLDSDHTYTLSKNSIVDVKNNLEKKETTNVITSTTSSISEDSYLDNTKDLDDLLPLTEVGVSNMDGKKDTDTIGIDLDQLSTFNMDIFEDLPKCDEILNTVDSLNDTSNLFMEEDMSRSLDNTGICLHVSSDKVSLEFCSICHLNSKNSGSN, encoded by the coding sequence ATGTCAGGAAAGCTCAAAGGAACGAGTATTAAGTGGGAGAGTTCGTCTGATGAAGAGGATGTTTACGAGCCGAAATACAGGATGAGATCAAGAGATTCATTGAGAAATGGTCAGCATTCTGCTATGACTGAGAACGAACCAGTTTTGGAACCCCGAAAGCGAGGTAGGGGCCCCTCTAAGAGGCCCTGTCTCAACAGAAATGCTTTAATGGCTCGAGAAAATAGACTGAGGAAAAAAGCGTACCTGGAGAAAATAGAGAACAAACTATCGTTCTACCAGCAAGAGAATAAAAATTTGGTCAATGTTATAAAGAAGCAGGGTATCGATATTAAAAGGCTGAGCGACGAAGTCGCTTATCTCAGGAGCGTCTTAAACAACAACACTAGTATTACCGCATTGTTGAAAACTATCAACAGCGGTCTCCGAGAAATCAATGCACAGAAGAAGAATTCATTCAATGCAAATGATGTTTCTCCATACCCTGGTGAATCGGATGTACACAAATGCACATGTTATGCAAATGTGAAGGACAATATTTTAAATGCTCAAAATACCAATATATTTATAACGAATGTGAACAATGAGTCTTTAACAGACCACAGTGAAAGTCAAAACAACGATTACATCAATACTAGGAGACAAATTAATTGTAAGAATACCAATGTTAATAGAATTAATTCGACATTTTTAGATTCTGATCACACTTATACTCTTTCAAAAAATTCTATAGTAGATGTCAAGAATAATCTTGAAAAGAAGGAAACAACAAATGTAATAACTTCGACCACAAGCTCGATATCAGAGGACAGTTATTTGGATAATACAAAAGACTTGGATGATTTATTGCCACTGACTGAAGTAGGAGTATCTAATATGGATGGGAAGAAAGATACAGATACTATTGGCATTGACCTGGATCAGTTGTCTACATTCAATATGGATATATTTGAAGATTTACCTAAATGTGATGAGATCTTAAATACAGTAGACAGTTTAAATGATACATCCAATCTTTTCATGGAAGAGGATATGTCACGAAGTTTAGATAATACTGGAATATGTCTTCATGTTAGTTCGGACAAAGTATCATTAGAATTTTGTTCAATTTGTCATTTGAATAGTAAGAACTCGGGATCAAATTAA
- the LOC143184898 gene encoding uncharacterized protein LOC143184898 isoform X1: MMFLKNAKIISSCGQRVILSRNNFLKIPKRNGYLVLVPEIGEDLPQKYPLLKEDKSIEFNTVTVEKCMAAIGKQTIEYEEGVRTLGRKLENIENVSPKDLFEKVLNPLEEMYVSLNITWGIAKILYLGNQSLMPTQYYISIHERARKASASRYINRPIYQTCKNIINNKEINLTNEERRILSKYILEGKLNGLELQNKEEELLALSLTIIEKLKEYSQKLKVATCQFNFVIKDYDTMREFPEEILKSMAQDAEKAHDGPWTVNLDPALMNPFMEYCPDRTLRWKVWDANVTRGSILHDKSVQTSTVLEEIRFERNKRAKLLGYKTYVDLSMETKMAGSLENVYQTLDSLLETACPAQEYEIKELTAFASKSGLEGVLQQWDIPYWSRRQLLHLYKYSEEDFRNYFPLPKVLSGLFELTEKLFSVKIVENKKVDVWHKDVRFFDIFDLKQSSTNPVGSFYLDFYSRGDEKVQVSQDVGYMVPIKERSKASNTKPLVALIFNFQPPSGDEPSLLSFRDVRILFQKFGHMLPHTLTTIDYAEIAGLAFVEWDAAFISDYFFDNWLSKPSLLRKISSHKDTGEPLSEEMIETIKNMKSHLSGYHLCKELYLSKLDLELYQSKEFWRNIMSRLWKKYFVIPQNKRDNHVCSFEVIFSGDFAASYYSNIWSQMIAADLYNAFEEVLSEDEQMIREIGSRYRKTFLALGGSTPTSEIFRQFRGRDPNPKALLTNLKLDVKSRMLESTREKV; the protein is encoded by the exons ATGATGTTtctaaaaaatgcaaaaatcaTTTCATCCTGCGGGCAAAGAGTTATCTTGTCACGGAACAATTTCTTGAAAATTCCAAAACGCAATGGTTATTTAGTACT AGTTCCAGAAATCGGCGAAGATTTGCCTCAAAAGTATCCTCTGTTAAAGGAGGATAAAAGTATAGAATTCAATACTGTTACTGTCGAAAAATGCATGGCGGCAATTGGGAAACAAACAATAGAATATGAAGAGGGAGTCAGAACATTAGGAAGAAAATTAGaaa aTATTGAAAATGTTAGCCCAAAAGATTTATTTGAAAAGGTGTTGAATCCATTAGAAGAGATGTATGTATCCTTGAATATTACATGGGGCATTGCAAAAATATTATATCTTGGGAATCAGAGTTTAATGCCTACACAATATTATATAAGCATTCATGAGCGTGCTAGAAAAGCATCTGCTAGCAGATATATTAACAGACCAATTTATCAGACATGCaagaatattataaataataaagaaattaaCTTGACTAATGAAGAAAGAAGGATTTTAAGCAAATACATATTGGAAGGAAAACTAAATGGCTTAGAATTGCAAAATAAGGAGGAAGAATTGTTAGCATTATCATTAACAATTATTGAGAAGCTTAAAGAGTATTCTCAAAAGTTAAAG GTAGCAACATGTCAGTTTAACTTTGTAATAAAAGACTATGATACTATGAGAGAATTTCCAGAGGAAATTTTGAAAAGCATGGCACAAGATGCTGAAAAAGCTCATGATGGTCCTTGGACAGTAAATTTAGATCCTGCTCTTATGAATCCATTTATGG AATATTGTCCTGATCGTACTTTGAGATGGAAGGTCTGGGACGCAAATGTTACCAGAGGATCTATATTGCATGATAAATCTGTACAAACAAGTACAGTGTTAGAAGAAATTCGATTTGAAAGGAATAAACGAGCAAAACTTCTAGGATACAAAACATATGTTGATTTAAGTATGGAAACTAAAATGGCAGGAAGTTTGGAAAATGTTTATCAAACATTAGACAGTTTGTTGGAAACAG cATGTCCTGCACAAGAATACGAAATCAAAGAACTTACTGCATTTGCATCTAAAAGTGGTCTTGAAGGTGTACTTCAGCAATGGGATATACCATACTGGAGTAGAAGACAACTACTTCATCTATACAA gTACAGCGAAGAAGACTTCAGAAATTATTTTCCATTACCAAAAGTATTATCTGGTTTGTTTGAATTAACTGAAAAGTTATTCAGTGTAAAGattgttgaaaataaaaaagtagATGTCTGGCATAAAGATGTTCGATTTTTCGATATCTTTGATCTAAAGCAGTCATCTACCAATCCAGTAGGTAGTTTTTACCTAGACTTTTATTCAAGAGGTGACGAAAAAGTTCAAGTATCACAAGATGTCGGATATATGGTACCGATAAAGGAAAGAAGTAAAGCAAGTAACACCAAACCATTAGTTGCATTGATATTCAACTTCCAACCACCGTCTGGTGATGAACCTTCTTTACTTTCGTTTAGAGACGTTAGAATTCTTTTCCAAAAG tTTGGCCATATGTTGCCGCACACATTGACAACAATAGATTATGCCGAAATAGCCGGACTTGCATTTGTAGAATGGGATGCAGCATTTATTTCTGACTACTTCTTTGACAACTG GTTATCCAAGCCATCTCTTCTACGGAAAATTTCCTCTCATAAAGATACAGGAGAACCTTTATCTGAAGAAATGATTGAAAcgataaaaaatatgaaatcgCATTTATCCGGTTATCATTTGTGTAAAGAACTTTACTTGTCGAAATTGGATTTAGAATTGTATCAGAG CAAAGAATTTTGGCGTAACATAATGTCCAGGTTGTGGAAAAAGTACTTTGTAATTCCGCAAAATAAAAGGGATAATCATGTTTGTTCATTTGAAGTTATATTTAGTGGGGATTTTGCTGCCTCGTATTACAG CAATATTTGGTCGCAAATGATTGCTGCCGACTTATACAATGCATTTGAAGAAGTACTTTCTGAAGATGAACAGATGATACGAGAGATCGGTAGTAGATACCGCAAAACATTCTTAGCCTTAGGTGGAAGCACTCCTACCAGTGAAATTTTCAGACAATTCAGAGGAAGAGATCCAAACCCAAAAGCACTTCTGACAAATCTAAAATTAGATGTCAAATCTAGGATGCTAgagtccaccagagagaaggtATAA
- the LOC143184898 gene encoding uncharacterized protein LOC143184898 isoform X2, with translation MYVSLNITWGIAKILYLGNQSLMPTQYYISIHERARKASASRYINRPIYQTCKNIINNKEINLTNEERRILSKYILEGKLNGLELQNKEEELLALSLTIIEKLKEYSQKLKVATCQFNFVIKDYDTMREFPEEILKSMAQDAEKAHDGPWTVNLDPALMNPFMEYCPDRTLRWKVWDANVTRGSILHDKSVQTSTVLEEIRFERNKRAKLLGYKTYVDLSMETKMAGSLENVYQTLDSLLETACPAQEYEIKELTAFASKSGLEGVLQQWDIPYWSRRQLLHLYKYSEEDFRNYFPLPKVLSGLFELTEKLFSVKIVENKKVDVWHKDVRFFDIFDLKQSSTNPVGSFYLDFYSRGDEKVQVSQDVGYMVPIKERSKASNTKPLVALIFNFQPPSGDEPSLLSFRDVRILFQKFGHMLPHTLTTIDYAEIAGLAFVEWDAAFISDYFFDNWLSKPSLLRKISSHKDTGEPLSEEMIETIKNMKSHLSGYHLCKELYLSKLDLELYQSKEFWRNIMSRLWKKYFVIPQNKRDNHVCSFEVIFSGDFAASYYSNIWSQMIAADLYNAFEEVLSEDEQMIREIGSRYRKTFLALGGSTPTSEIFRQFRGRDPNPKALLTNLKLDVKSRMLESTREKV, from the exons ATGTATGTATCCTTGAATATTACATGGGGCATTGCAAAAATATTATATCTTGGGAATCAGAGTTTAATGCCTACACAATATTATATAAGCATTCATGAGCGTGCTAGAAAAGCATCTGCTAGCAGATATATTAACAGACCAATTTATCAGACATGCaagaatattataaataataaagaaattaaCTTGACTAATGAAGAAAGAAGGATTTTAAGCAAATACATATTGGAAGGAAAACTAAATGGCTTAGAATTGCAAAATAAGGAGGAAGAATTGTTAGCATTATCATTAACAATTATTGAGAAGCTTAAAGAGTATTCTCAAAAGTTAAAG GTAGCAACATGTCAGTTTAACTTTGTAATAAAAGACTATGATACTATGAGAGAATTTCCAGAGGAAATTTTGAAAAGCATGGCACAAGATGCTGAAAAAGCTCATGATGGTCCTTGGACAGTAAATTTAGATCCTGCTCTTATGAATCCATTTATGG AATATTGTCCTGATCGTACTTTGAGATGGAAGGTCTGGGACGCAAATGTTACCAGAGGATCTATATTGCATGATAAATCTGTACAAACAAGTACAGTGTTAGAAGAAATTCGATTTGAAAGGAATAAACGAGCAAAACTTCTAGGATACAAAACATATGTTGATTTAAGTATGGAAACTAAAATGGCAGGAAGTTTGGAAAATGTTTATCAAACATTAGACAGTTTGTTGGAAACAG cATGTCCTGCACAAGAATACGAAATCAAAGAACTTACTGCATTTGCATCTAAAAGTGGTCTTGAAGGTGTACTTCAGCAATGGGATATACCATACTGGAGTAGAAGACAACTACTTCATCTATACAA gTACAGCGAAGAAGACTTCAGAAATTATTTTCCATTACCAAAAGTATTATCTGGTTTGTTTGAATTAACTGAAAAGTTATTCAGTGTAAAGattgttgaaaataaaaaagtagATGTCTGGCATAAAGATGTTCGATTTTTCGATATCTTTGATCTAAAGCAGTCATCTACCAATCCAGTAGGTAGTTTTTACCTAGACTTTTATTCAAGAGGTGACGAAAAAGTTCAAGTATCACAAGATGTCGGATATATGGTACCGATAAAGGAAAGAAGTAAAGCAAGTAACACCAAACCATTAGTTGCATTGATATTCAACTTCCAACCACCGTCTGGTGATGAACCTTCTTTACTTTCGTTTAGAGACGTTAGAATTCTTTTCCAAAAG tTTGGCCATATGTTGCCGCACACATTGACAACAATAGATTATGCCGAAATAGCCGGACTTGCATTTGTAGAATGGGATGCAGCATTTATTTCTGACTACTTCTTTGACAACTG GTTATCCAAGCCATCTCTTCTACGGAAAATTTCCTCTCATAAAGATACAGGAGAACCTTTATCTGAAGAAATGATTGAAAcgataaaaaatatgaaatcgCATTTATCCGGTTATCATTTGTGTAAAGAACTTTACTTGTCGAAATTGGATTTAGAATTGTATCAGAG CAAAGAATTTTGGCGTAACATAATGTCCAGGTTGTGGAAAAAGTACTTTGTAATTCCGCAAAATAAAAGGGATAATCATGTTTGTTCATTTGAAGTTATATTTAGTGGGGATTTTGCTGCCTCGTATTACAG CAATATTTGGTCGCAAATGATTGCTGCCGACTTATACAATGCATTTGAAGAAGTACTTTCTGAAGATGAACAGATGATACGAGAGATCGGTAGTAGATACCGCAAAACATTCTTAGCCTTAGGTGGAAGCACTCCTACCAGTGAAATTTTCAGACAATTCAGAGGAAGAGATCCAAACCCAAAAGCACTTCTGACAAATCTAAAATTAGATGTCAAATCTAGGATGCTAgagtccaccagagagaaggtATAA
- the Syx8 gene encoding syntaxin 8, whose product MALVYIGDSDPWLIEYDACEKLFREIMEQITLRNKHPRASQTYAGLSANIRIHLKQYSREVQQLKTKVDDALRSKTITFEEAERRTRQIEILQSRDIQLQKLYDTYRSDYASARTSLLTSGASAFADGGTTSWAADDDDEKPLDVQVSVTNLRTQQDQILLEQDKGLEELCKVITRQKEIGQNISNEVDRQNEVIDNLVNHIDRTDESLTNKTRQIQNISTKDRTCGYWIVIILLFVSIVIVALV is encoded by the exons ATGGCACTCGTTTACATAGGAGACAGTGATCCTTG GTTAATAGAGTATGATGCTTGTGAAAAACTCTTCAGAGAAATTATGGAACAAATTACTCTGCGCAATAAACATCCAAGGGCTTCACAAACATATGCAGGCTTATCTGCCAATATACGAATTCATTTGAAACAGTACAGCAGGGAAGTTCAACAGTTGAAGACTAAAGTGGATGATGCCTTGAGATCTAAAACTAT AACTTTTGAAGAAGCAGAACGAAGGACACGTCAGATAGAAATATTACAGAGCAGAGATATACAGCTGCAAAAACTATATGATACCTATAGAAGTGACTATGCATCAGCTCGTACTAGTTTACTTACATCTGGAGCATCTGCATTTGCAGATGGAGGTACAACTTCTTGGGCagctgatgatgatgatgaaaaGCCTTTGGATGTTCAAGTGTCTGTTACCAATCTTAGGACTCAGCAAGACCAAATTTTACTAG AACAAGATAAAGGATTAGAAGAATTATGTAAGGTCATAACAAGGCAAAAAGAAATTGGCCAAAACATCAGTAATGAAGTTGATCGTCAAAACG AAGTAATTGATAACTTAGTCAATCACATAGACAGAACTGATGAATCTTTAACTAACAAGACGcggcaaatacaaaatatcagTACCAAAGATCGTACATGTGGCTATTGGATAGTAATAATTTTACTTTTTGTTTCTATTGTTATAGTAGCTTTGGTTTAg